A stretch of the Microcoleus sp. FACHB-672 genome encodes the following:
- the psb34 gene encoding photosystem II assembly protein Psb34, with product MPYINEEGGRLNNFAIEPKIYKAEAPSQAQQRNYLVLGAVATALIGGLMFVAFSVSNVS from the coding sequence ATGCCATATATCAACGAAGAAGGCGGACGGCTAAACAATTTCGCGATTGAGCCAAAAATTTATAAAGCTGAAGCCCCCAGCCAGGCTCAACAGCGGAACTATCTTGTTTTAGGCGCTGTAGCAACCGCGCTTATTGGTGGATTGATGTTTGTCGCCTTCTCTGTCTCGAATGTCAGCTAA
- a CDS encoding thiazole synthase produces MLTYPTPIQANSALTVQDSALTIAGKTFHSRLMTGTGKYRSIEQMQQSVVASGCQIVTVAVRRVQTKAPGHEGLAEALDWTKIWMLPNTAGCQTAEEAIRVARLGREMAKLLGQEDNNFVKLEVIPDSKYLLPDPIGTLQAAEQLVKEGFAVLPYINADPMLAKRLEDAGCATVMPLGSPIGSGQGITTAANIQIIIENAKVPVVVDAGIGTPSEAAQAMEMGADALLINSAIAMAKHPAAMAKAMGMAAEAGRLAYLAGRMPVKAGASASSPQTGTIAD; encoded by the coding sequence ATGCTCACTTATCCCACCCCAATTCAAGCAAATTCTGCCCTAACCGTTCAGGATTCTGCCCTAACCATTGCCGGTAAAACCTTTCACTCTCGCTTAATGACCGGCACCGGCAAGTATCGCAGCATTGAACAGATGCAGCAAAGTGTCGTAGCAAGTGGTTGCCAGATTGTAACGGTTGCGGTGCGGCGCGTGCAAACCAAGGCACCAGGGCATGAAGGATTAGCAGAGGCGTTGGATTGGACGAAAATCTGGATGCTGCCGAATACTGCCGGCTGTCAAACGGCGGAAGAAGCCATTCGGGTGGCGCGTCTGGGACGGGAAATGGCAAAACTTTTGGGGCAAGAGGATAATAATTTTGTCAAGTTAGAAGTGATTCCGGACTCGAAATATCTGCTGCCTGATCCGATTGGGACGTTGCAAGCGGCGGAACAGTTGGTGAAGGAAGGGTTTGCTGTCCTGCCGTATATTAATGCCGATCCGATGCTGGCAAAGCGGTTGGAGGATGCCGGTTGCGCGACGGTAATGCCCTTGGGTTCGCCCATCGGTTCGGGACAGGGCATTACAACCGCTGCAAATATTCAAATTATTATTGAGAATGCCAAGGTGCCGGTGGTGGTGGATGCCGGCATTGGAACACCTTCCGAGGCGGCGCAAGCAATGGAAATGGGGGCGGATGCGCTGTTAATTAATTCCGCAATTGCGATGGCGAAACATCCGGCAGCGATGGCAAAGGCGATGGGAATGGCAGCCGAGGCTGGGCGTTTGGCTTATCTGGCGGGACGAATGCCGGTTAAAGCCGGTGCGAGTGCGAGTTCCCCCCAGACGGGTACGATTGCCGATTGA
- the cimA gene encoding citramalate synthase, translated as MTSLTDNQIWIYDTTLRDGAQREGLSLSIEDKLRIARKLDQMGIPFIEGGWPGANPKDVQFFWQLKEEPLQQAEVVAFCSTRRPGTTAAEDTMLQPILAAGTRWVTIFGKSWDLQVTEGLKTSLDENLAMIRDTIEFLKSSGRRVIYDAEHWFDGYKQNREYALQTLEAAMAAGAEWLVLCDTNGGTLPHEIADIVRDVVAAISPMPNAPCPMPQLGIHTHNDSETAVANALAAVMAGAKMVQGTMNGYGERCGNANLCSVIPNLQLKLGFSCIEAERLAQLADTSRFISEVVNLAPDEHAAFVGRSAFAHKGGIHVSAVERNPLTYEHIQPELVGNQRRIVISEQSGLSNVLAKARTFGIDLDKQDPQCRQILHRLKELESEGYQFEGAEASFDLLMRAALGCRRQFFELKGFRVHCDIAAGVESYALATIKVAVNGKDLLEAAEGNGPVSALDAALRKALVNFYPEIAQFQLTDYKVRILDGAAGTSAKTRVLIESADGLQRWTTVGVSGNILDASYQAVVEGLEYGLLLRNQVKESVSVAG; from the coding sequence ATGACCTCACTTACTGATAACCAAATTTGGATCTACGATACGACGCTGCGCGATGGTGCTCAGCGCGAAGGGCTATCGCTATCGATTGAGGATAAGTTGCGGATTGCCCGAAAGTTAGACCAAATGGGGATTCCGTTTATTGAGGGAGGTTGGCCGGGGGCGAATCCGAAGGATGTGCAGTTTTTTTGGCAATTGAAGGAAGAACCGCTGCAGCAGGCGGAAGTGGTGGCGTTTTGTTCGACGCGACGACCGGGCACAACGGCGGCGGAAGATACGATGCTGCAACCGATTTTAGCCGCCGGCACGCGTTGGGTGACGATTTTCGGCAAGTCTTGGGATTTACAGGTGACGGAAGGGCTGAAAACCAGTCTGGATGAGAATTTGGCAATGATCCGGGATACGATTGAGTTTTTGAAATCATCAGGTCGGCGCGTGATTTATGACGCGGAACACTGGTTTGATGGCTATAAGCAAAATCGGGAGTATGCACTGCAAACCCTAGAAGCGGCGATGGCTGCCGGCGCAGAATGGCTGGTTTTGTGCGATACCAATGGCGGAACCTTGCCCCATGAAATTGCCGACATTGTCCGGGATGTAGTAGCCGCAATCTCCCCCATGCCCAATGCCCCATGCCCAATGCCCCAATTAGGCATTCACACCCACAATGATTCGGAAACGGCGGTGGCAAATGCTTTGGCGGCGGTGATGGCCGGCGCGAAAATGGTGCAGGGAACGATGAATGGCTATGGGGAACGCTGCGGCAATGCGAATTTGTGTTCGGTGATTCCGAATTTGCAGTTGAAGTTGGGGTTTTCCTGTATTGAGGCGGAACGGCTAGCACAATTAGCAGATACGAGCCGGTTTATTAGTGAAGTGGTAAATTTAGCTCCGGATGAACACGCGGCGTTTGTTGGGCGATCAGCGTTTGCCCATAAGGGTGGGATTCATGTGTCTGCGGTGGAGCGAAATCCCTTAACATACGAGCATATTCAGCCGGAGTTGGTGGGAAATCAGCGCCGAATTGTGATTTCTGAGCAATCTGGGTTGAGCAATGTGTTGGCGAAGGCGCGGACGTTTGGGATTGATTTGGATAAGCAAGATCCCCAATGTCGGCAAATTTTACACCGGCTGAAGGAGTTGGAAAGTGAGGGATATCAGTTTGAAGGCGCTGAGGCGAGTTTTGATCTGCTGATGCGGGCGGCGTTGGGATGCCGGCGGCAGTTTTTTGAGTTGAAGGGATTTCGGGTGCATTGCGATATCGCTGCCGGGGTTGAGTCTTATGCGCTGGCAACAATTAAGGTGGCGGTGAATGGGAAGGATTTGCTGGAGGCAGCGGAAGGAAACGGGCCGGTTTCTGCCCTGGATGCGGCGTTGCGAAAGGCGCTGGTGAATTTTTACCCAGAGATTGCTCAGTTTCAGCTAACGGATTATAAGGTGCGGATTCTCGATGGGGCTGCCGGCACGTCTGCGAAGACGCGGGTGTTGATTGAGTCTGCGGATGGGTTGCAGCGTTGGACAACAGTGGGGGTTTCAGGGAATATTCTTGACGCTTCCTACCAAGCTGTGGTGGAGGGGTTGGAGTATGGCTTGCTGTTGCGAAATCAGGTGAAAGAGTCGGTATCTGTTGCCGGTTAA
- a CDS encoding DUF3370 domain-containing protein: protein MLQPKQTRSYILSILAISLTGGLNFGCAKQDTNPPVTAQTPPPPSYQEIVQAGDVRPLPGQLDTVPMFNSNSPEWVKTPGILLSTFPGNGKKVPSAHLNFPFQGRFDVFIHHQTHTPKDLQTFYLGVILHNPTSTPVTVNVLQAASYLTQDAPYIKLPTYVENPNNTAYAGPGDRAGTDVLQGKRQANFPDKIIIPANSSRMLMNLPTPVRNLEKPINGRSAIIRLQSSGKVYAASLTMFAPKDAQGKDRAPTLEEWQNLLNTSGLAMPRDKAPTPPEQKGGQLIYGRVAGVASGSLWKAQITDSAGSKDLTLPQLDKPISYPISSLRGGQLGTGQNQTAKMLVRYPDTAYEAHGNYAVEYNLTLPLYNPTNQQKTVALTLETPLKEDRLSKAGLRFRKPSQDFPFFRGTVRLSYTNEAGKPVTRYVHLWHKTGQVLEPLLTLAMPANSRNNVRVDLIYPPDSTPPQVLTLKTLK from the coding sequence ATGCTTCAGCCAAAACAAACACGTTCTTATATTTTATCAATTCTCGCAATCAGCTTAACCGGCGGATTGAATTTCGGATGCGCGAAACAAGACACAAATCCCCCTGTCACCGCCCAAACTCCGCCGCCACCAAGCTATCAAGAAATCGTGCAAGCGGGCGACGTGCGACCTTTACCGGGTCAGTTAGACACCGTCCCTATGTTTAACAGTAATAGCCCAGAATGGGTGAAAACACCCGGTATTTTACTCTCAACTTTTCCCGGTAATGGCAAAAAAGTTCCTTCTGCTCATTTAAACTTCCCTTTCCAAGGAAGATTTGACGTATTTATTCACCATCAAACCCACACGCCAAAAGATTTACAAACCTTTTATTTAGGCGTAATTCTACACAACCCAACTTCAACGCCTGTCACCGTCAATGTCTTACAAGCAGCTTCTTATTTAACCCAAGATGCACCCTATATTAAATTACCCACTTATGTAGAAAATCCTAATAATACTGCCTACGCCGGCCCTGGAGATCGTGCCGGCACAGATGTGTTGCAAGGCAAAAGACAGGCTAATTTTCCAGACAAAATAATCATTCCCGCAAATTCCAGCCGAATGCTGATGAATCTTCCTACGCCGGTGCGGAATTTAGAAAAACCGATTAATGGCCGGTCTGCAATTATTCGACTCCAAAGTAGTGGTAAAGTTTATGCTGCAAGCTTAACGATGTTTGCCCCGAAAGATGCACAGGGAAAAGATCGCGCCCCAACGTTGGAAGAATGGCAAAATCTTTTAAATACCAGCGGCTTAGCAATGCCACGCGATAAAGCACCCACTCCCCCGGAACAAAAAGGCGGTCAATTGATTTATGGACGCGTTGCCGGTGTAGCGTCTGGTTCCTTATGGAAAGCGCAAATAACGGATAGTGCCGGCAGCAAAGATTTAACGCTTCCTCAGCTAGACAAACCCATTTCTTATCCGATCAGTAGCCTACGTGGCGGACAGTTAGGCACCGGCCAAAATCAGACGGCAAAAATGCTGGTTCGCTATCCTGATACTGCCTATGAAGCCCACGGAAATTATGCGGTAGAATATAACCTAACTTTACCCCTCTACAATCCCACGAATCAACAAAAAACCGTTGCTTTAACCTTAGAAACGCCCTTAAAAGAAGACCGCCTCTCAAAAGCCGGTTTGCGTTTCCGTAAACCTTCCCAGGATTTCCCCTTTTTCCGAGGAACGGTACGCTTGAGTTATACGAATGAGGCAGGGAAGCCGGTGACTCGTTACGTGCATTTGTGGCACAAAACAGGGCAAGTTTTAGAACCTCTATTAACTTTGGCAATGCCAGCGAATAGCCGCAATAATGTGCGGGTGGATTTAATTTATCCACCGGATTCTACGCCGCCGCAGGTGTTAACGCTGAAGACCTTAAAATAG
- a CDS encoding penicillin acylase family protein — translation MKRSFFKALKIISIALLLVVLLSTGATTYLIRQSWPQETGIIQLAGLKNRVEVARDKWGIPHIYADNQHDLFMAQGYIHAQDRFWQMDFWRHIGSARLAEMFGQSQLETDRFLRTLGWARVAQQEIDQLSTEMKDILQAYAGGVNAYLNERKGSRLSLEYAVLKLLNPNYQPEPWKPLHSLTWGKAMAWDLGYNMEHEIERSILRKTLSSTQVSELFPPYPAEHPVIVSKPNSTLNKANADEPINDALMADISPALQFLNQPLDAMHRLLGPAGSGLGSNSWVISGQRTATKKPMLANDPHLGVQMPSIWYEVGLHCTSKSSDCPYDVTGFSFAGMLGIIIGHNDRIAWGTTNVGPDVMDLYIEKVNPKNPNQYEVNGKWVDMQLLTETIQVAGSKPISQTVRYTRHGPVISDTYKPLKDFPKTGNINLPKNYAISLRWTALEPSNLLYAIPQINRAKNWQEFRTAVFNFDGPAQNFVYADIEGNIGYQMPGKIPIRNQGDGRYPVPGWTDEFEWKGYIPFEKLPSIFNPPQGYIATANNAVTGVDYPYLITKDWNYGQRAKRIVEMIEGKKDPFTLADVQQMQGDNKSLNAIELVPILQRIDFQDKRLQQARKLLENWNFQESMDEPAAALFEVFWKHLLAGTFHDNLPKNYLPHGGDRWIEVVKQLIKQPNSSWWDNKNTSSVENRDQIFRKAFTDAVDELERIDKDLTRWRWGNLHTITFRNLTLGKSGISTLEALFNRGPFSSSGGSAIVNATQWDASTDSYEVRWLPSMRMIMDLKDLDNSLSINSTGQSGHAFHPHYDDMINLWRKTEYHPMLSGKKVVKSNTSAHLTLMPPVS, via the coding sequence GTGAAACGTAGTTTTTTCAAAGCACTCAAAATTATTAGCATTGCGCTGTTATTAGTTGTTCTCCTATCAACAGGGGCGACAACCTACCTAATTCGGCAGTCATGGCCGCAAGAAACTGGGATTATTCAATTAGCCGGTTTAAAAAATCGCGTCGAAGTCGCGCGTGACAAGTGGGGAATTCCACATATTTATGCTGATAATCAGCACGATCTCTTCATGGCGCAAGGTTATATTCACGCGCAAGATCGCTTCTGGCAAATGGATTTTTGGCGACATATTGGATCGGCTCGTTTAGCTGAAATGTTCGGTCAATCTCAGCTTGAAACAGATCGATTCCTTCGCACCCTCGGATGGGCGCGAGTCGCGCAACAAGAGATCGATCAACTCTCGACAGAGATGAAAGATATTTTGCAAGCGTATGCCGGCGGCGTAAATGCCTATTTAAATGAACGCAAAGGTAGTAGGCTTAGCTTAGAATATGCCGTGCTGAAACTGCTCAATCCTAATTACCAGCCTGAACCCTGGAAACCCCTACACAGCCTCACTTGGGGAAAAGCAATGGCTTGGGATTTGGGATACAATATGGAGCATGAAATTGAGCGCTCGATTTTGCGAAAAACCCTAAGTTCAACGCAAGTAAGTGAGTTGTTTCCCCCTTACCCAGCAGAGCATCCTGTCATTGTTTCTAAGCCGAATTCTACACTGAACAAAGCGAATGCGGATGAGCCAATTAATGATGCTTTAATGGCGGATATTTCTCCAGCGTTACAGTTTCTTAATCAACCATTAGATGCAATGCACCGGCTCTTAGGGCCGGCAGGAAGTGGTCTAGGTTCAAATAGCTGGGTAATTTCAGGTCAGCGCACGGCTACCAAGAAGCCGATGTTAGCAAATGACCCTCATTTAGGCGTACAGATGCCTTCTATTTGGTATGAAGTTGGTTTGCATTGCACTTCCAAAAGTTCAGATTGTCCCTATGATGTCACCGGCTTTTCTTTTGCCGGTATGCTTGGCATCATTATCGGTCACAATGACCGTATTGCTTGGGGGACTACTAATGTTGGCCCGGATGTGATGGATTTGTATATTGAGAAGGTTAATCCAAAGAATCCTAATCAATACGAAGTGAATGGTAAATGGGTGGATATGCAACTGCTGACTGAAACCATTCAGGTAGCAGGGAGTAAGCCGATTTCTCAAACCGTCCGCTACACTCGTCATGGGCCGGTGATTTCTGACACTTATAAACCTCTTAAGGATTTTCCGAAAACAGGCAATATTAATTTACCTAAAAATTATGCAATTTCTTTGCGTTGGACAGCGCTCGAACCTTCAAATTTATTATATGCAATTCCTCAAATCAATCGAGCTAAAAATTGGCAGGAGTTTCGCACGGCTGTTTTTAATTTTGACGGGCCGGCTCAAAATTTTGTTTATGCAGATATTGAAGGAAACATCGGCTATCAGATGCCGGGTAAAATTCCAATTCGCAATCAGGGCGATGGGCGCTATCCTGTTCCGGGTTGGACAGACGAGTTTGAGTGGAAAGGATACATTCCTTTTGAAAAGTTACCTTCTATTTTTAATCCTCCCCAAGGCTATATTGCAACGGCGAATAATGCTGTGACGGGTGTAGATTATCCCTATCTCATTACCAAAGATTGGAATTATGGCCAACGGGCGAAGCGAATTGTTGAGATGATTGAAGGGAAAAAAGACCCCTTCACTTTGGCTGATGTTCAGCAAATGCAAGGAGATAATAAAAGTCTTAACGCCATAGAACTGGTGCCCATCTTACAACGAATTGATTTCCAAGATAAGCGCTTACAACAGGCACGCAAGTTATTGGAAAATTGGAATTTTCAAGAATCAATGGATGAGCCGGCAGCCGCACTTTTTGAAGTGTTTTGGAAACACCTTTTAGCCGGCACCTTTCACGACAACTTGCCTAAAAATTATTTGCCTCATGGGGGGGATCGCTGGATTGAAGTTGTCAAGCAGTTGATCAAGCAACCCAATAGTTCTTGGTGGGATAATAAGAATACGTCTTCTGTAGAAAACCGTGATCAAATCTTCCGTAAAGCGTTTACAGATGCAGTTGATGAACTGGAACGTATTGATAAAGATCTAACTCGCTGGCGTTGGGGAAATTTACACACCATTACGTTCCGCAACCTCACGTTAGGTAAATCAGGAATTTCTACACTTGAAGCACTGTTTAATCGCGGCCCTTTTTCTAGTTCAGGCGGCAGCGCGATTGTGAATGCGACACAATGGGATGCGTCTACAGATTCTTACGAAGTGAGGTGGTTGCCTTCAATGCGAATGATTATGGATTTGAAAGACTTAGATAATTCGCTTAGTATCAACAGCACCGGCCAGTCTGGTCATGCTTTTCATCCCCATTATGATGATATGATTAACCTGTGGCGCAAAACCGAGTACCACCCCATGCTTTCAGGGAAAAAAGTGGTAAAATCTAACACTTCCGCTCACCTGACTTTGATGCCGCCGGTATCCTAA
- a CDS encoding Ig-like domain-containing protein, whose protein sequence is MSVFNGSVGSDVIQGTPQKDILLSQSGDDFVFGMEEDDDIQGNAGEDHLNGNTGNDTVQGGQGRDLLHGGKGNDHLWGDLGSDTVWGDEGNDSVIGGTSDPVKSQNDGADLLCGNTGSDYINGNAGDDWVNGNENQDTVQGGKDNDTVHGGKDNDYLYGDIGNDRLCGDLGADTITGGEGKDSFVIGLRQDVAGYKSTGGAKISDADWILDFNKQIDEIELIGGIKFADLNIFAGIGEYADHTIIQDKGTSEYLAILKGIDTLNPSEIPIVIEVPAPTPTPGSTPTPEPTPTPGSTPTPTPEPTPEPTPTPGSTPTPTPEPTPTPEPTPTPGSTPAPTPAPEPTPTPGSTPTPTPAPTPTNNPPTDIALSDNNVNENSAAGTLIGTFSTTDADVGDSQTYTLAEDAGGRFSVDNDQIKVADGTLLDFETNRNHSIRVRVTDSASNTFEKDIVINVNDLDEIPPNNLPTAEADKPFTVAEDTAGISLAISQPTDADGDPLTVTINTIPDATKAVVRVAGTLTSVAVNQTLTLAELTALELVPVADAWGSAGTFSYTVTDGKGGTDTQTVTLEITPINDAPPVAVDDTTSAVLLSNLLKISVADLLANDTDVEGNLLSITAVSNPVNGTVVLENEVVTFRANAGVATTNSFSFEYTVSDGKGGTDTATVNVSVVSAVELSAVETQTDLPAGAGGFVMYGTDPGDLTGYSVSDAGDVNGDGLADVIMTSPGAGFGGQSYVVFGKADGAAINLSNVVAGNGGFFINLNNSLDISSTFSVSGAGDVNGDGFVDLIVGVASADFNGNENAGKSYVVFGKSNTNAVNLSTIVLGNSGFVINGIERNDRVGSSVSGAGDVNGDGLADFIIGATEREGAPFNPADPGKAYLVFGKTDTNAIDLNNLGSGGFTINGINLDDSTGHSVSGLGDINGDGLDDFIMGVPEDWGLPDTRPFTRSGKAYVVFGKRNNVPVNLSDVAAGNGGFVLNGIDPGDSAGVSVSGAGDVNGDGLPDLIVGASNSDPGGVEQAGESYVIFGKSNTTAVNLSDVSAGNGGFAINGIDPLDFSAHRVSGAGDVNGDGLDDLIIGAPLADPGGTGESYVVFGKIDSSVVSLSDVAAGNGGFVINASGIEDHAGGSVSGGGDVNGDGFADLVIGAPYGAERRINLNLPGKSYVIFGGDFTGSVTQQGTTGNDNLTGTIAADVLIGAQGNDTIAGNGGTDVLYGGAGDDLLGISDLTFKRLDGGLGTDTLRLDGTFNLDLTTVADIKIAGVEIIDITGTGNNILTLNVSDLRNLSETISALRVLGNAGDVVSGNFAGFTSSSANGFTTYTDGIISLIVQETINHAGVIV, encoded by the coding sequence ATGTCAGTGTTTAATGGGTCAGTTGGTAGTGATGTCATTCAAGGAACGCCACAAAAAGACATCTTACTTTCACAGAGTGGAGATGACTTCGTTTTTGGGATGGAAGAAGACGATGATATTCAAGGTAACGCTGGAGAAGATCACCTTAATGGCAACACCGGCAATGATACAGTGCAAGGCGGCCAAGGCAGAGATCTGCTCCACGGAGGAAAAGGAAATGACCATTTGTGGGGAGATTTGGGAAGCGACACAGTATGGGGAGACGAAGGGAATGACAGTGTCATCGGTGGCACTAGTGACCCAGTAAAGTCACAAAATGATGGTGCAGACTTATTATGTGGCAACACCGGCAGCGACTATATCAACGGCAATGCCGGGGATGACTGGGTCAACGGCAATGAAAACCAAGATACAGTTCAAGGCGGTAAAGACAACGATACCGTTCATGGCGGCAAAGACAATGATTACTTATATGGAGATATTGGCAACGACCGGCTGTGTGGGGATTTAGGTGCAGATACAATCACAGGGGGAGAAGGAAAAGATAGCTTTGTCATCGGTCTTCGTCAAGACGTAGCCGGATATAAATCAACCGGCGGCGCAAAAATCAGCGATGCCGATTGGATTTTAGACTTCAACAAACAAATCGATGAAATCGAATTAATTGGCGGGATAAAATTTGCAGACTTGAATATTTTTGCAGGAATTGGAGAATATGCCGACCATACAATTATTCAAGATAAAGGAACCAGTGAATATTTAGCCATTTTAAAAGGGATAGACACCTTAAATCCCTCTGAAATCCCAATTGTTATTGAAGTGCCGGCACCAACACCAACACCAGGCTCTACTCCCACACCAGAACCAACACCAACACCAGGCTCTACTCCTACACCCACACCGGAACCTACACCGGAACCGACACCAACACCAGGCTCTACTCCCACACCGACACCGGAACCTACCCCAACACCGGAACCGACACCAACACCAGGCTCTACCCCCGCACCTACCCCAGCACCGGAACCGACACCAACACCAGGCTCTACTCCCACACCAACACCGGCACCCACCCCGACTAACAACCCACCGACTGATATCGCTCTATCAGATAACAATGTTAATGAAAATAGCGCAGCCGGCACCCTGATTGGGACTTTCTCGACAACAGATGCAGATGTAGGAGATTCCCAGACTTACACCCTTGCTGAGGATGCCGGTGGACGCTTTAGCGTTGACAATGACCAGATAAAAGTTGCAGATGGCACATTATTAGACTTTGAAACCAATCGCAATCACAGCATTCGGGTACGCGTCACAGATAGTGCCAGCAATACTTTTGAAAAAGATATTGTCATTAATGTCAATGATCTCGATGAAATCCCCCCGAATAATCTGCCGACGGCTGAAGCCGATAAACCTTTCACCGTTGCCGAAGATACAGCCGGCATCTCTTTAGCGATTTCTCAACCGACTGATGCGGATGGAGATCCCCTCACCGTTACGATTAATACGATTCCTGATGCCACAAAAGCCGTAGTGCGGGTGGCAGGAACCCTGACTTCTGTTGCAGTTAATCAGACTTTAACATTAGCTGAATTAACGGCTTTAGAATTGGTGCCGGTGGCGGATGCTTGGGGAAGCGCCGGCACGTTTAGTTATACGGTAACTGATGGCAAAGGTGGCACGGATACTCAAACGGTGACACTGGAAATTACACCAATTAATGATGCGCCACCTGTTGCAGTGGATGACACAACATCGGCTGTACTGTTGAGCAATCTCTTAAAAATTTCGGTGGCTGATTTACTAGCCAATGATACGGATGTGGAAGGAAATCTGCTCTCAATTACAGCCGTATCAAATCCAGTGAATGGCACGGTGGTTCTAGAAAATGAAGTGGTGACTTTTCGAGCCAATGCGGGGGTGGCAACAACAAATTCGTTTTCCTTTGAATATACGGTATCCGATGGCAAGGGTGGCACGGATACAGCAACGGTGAATGTGTCGGTCGTCTCGGCAGTGGAGTTGAGTGCAGTGGAGACGCAGACTGATTTACCTGCCGGTGCCGGGGGTTTTGTTATGTATGGCACTGATCCGGGTGATTTAACTGGCTACTCAGTCAGTGATGCAGGCGATGTCAATGGCGATGGACTCGCTGATGTGATAATGACTTCTCCTGGGGCAGGTTTCGGTGGACAATCTTATGTGGTATTTGGGAAAGCTGATGGCGCTGCGATTAATCTCAGTAATGTCGTTGCCGGTAATGGTGGCTTCTTTATCAATCTCAATAATTCTTTAGATATTAGTTCCACCTTTTCAGTCAGTGGAGCAGGAGATGTTAACGGTGATGGATTTGTTGACCTGATTGTTGGTGTTGCCTCTGCCGATTTTAATGGGAATGAAAATGCTGGAAAGTCTTATGTAGTTTTTGGCAAGTCTAATACCAATGCCGTGAATTTGTCCACCATTGTTCTTGGAAATAGTGGCTTTGTTATTAACGGCATTGAGCGTAATGATCGAGTCGGCTCGTCAGTCAGTGGGGCAGGAGATGTCAATGGCGATGGACTTGCTGACTTCATTATTGGCGCAACTGAGCGGGAGGGGGCGCCGTTTAACCCTGCTGATCCGGGAAAAGCATACTTGGTATTTGGTAAGACTGATACCAATGCAATTGATTTGAATAATTTGGGGAGTGGTGGCTTTACCATTAATGGCATTAACCTTGATGACTCTACCGGCCATTCTGTTAGTGGTTTGGGTGACATTAATGGGGACGGATTGGATGATTTTATTATGGGTGTACCTGAAGATTGGGGACTGCCAGACACTCGTCCTTTTACTCGCTCAGGAAAAGCTTATGTTGTGTTCGGCAAACGAAATAATGTCCCAGTCAATCTAAGTGATGTGGCTGCTGGGAATGGCGGTTTTGTCCTTAATGGTATTGATCCAGGAGATAGTGCCGGCGTTTCAGTTAGTGGAGCCGGAGATGTCAATGGGGATGGTCTGCCTGATTTAATTGTTGGTGCGTCTAATAGCGATCCAGGAGGAGTTGAGCAAGCTGGAGAATCTTATGTGATATTCGGCAAGTCAAATACAACTGCGGTGAATCTGAGCGACGTGAGTGCAGGAAATGGTGGCTTTGCCATCAATGGTATCGATCCATTAGACTTTTCTGCACACAGGGTCAGTGGAGCTGGGGATGTCAATGGTGATGGATTGGATGATCTGATTATCGGTGCTCCTTTAGCCGATCCTGGAGGAACTGGAGAGTCCTATGTTGTGTTTGGCAAAATAGATAGTTCGGTGGTGAGTTTAAGTGATGTAGCTGCCGGCAATGGTGGCTTTGTTATTAATGCCAGTGGTATTGAGGATCATGCCGGCGGTTCAGTCAGTGGGGGAGGGGATGTCAACGGGGATGGCTTTGCTGACTTAGTTATCGGCGCTCCTTATGGGGCCGAACGAAGGATCAATCTTAACCTTCCTGGCAAATCCTATGTGATATTTGGAGGGGATTTCACCGGCAGTGTCACCCAGCAAGGCACAACGGGCAACGACAACCTCACCGGCACCATTGCCGCTGATGTCCTGATTGGCGCTCAAGGCAATGATACGATAGCCGGCAATGGGGGCACTGATGTCCTCTATGGCGGTGCTGGAGATGATCTTCTCGGCATCAGTGATCTCACCTTTAAACGCCTTGATGGGGGTTTAGGAACTGATACCCTCCGTCTTGATGGCACATTTAATCTCGATTTAACGACTGTTGCAGATATCAAAATTGCCGGGGTTGAAATTATCGATATCACCGGCACCGGCAATAACATTCTTACCCTCAATGTCAGCGACTTACGAAATCTTTCTGAAACGATAAGCGCCTTGCGAGTTTTAGGAAATGCCGGTGATGTTGTCTCTGGTAATTTTGCCGGCTTTACCAGTAGCAGTGCCAATGGTTTTACAACTTACACCGATGGAATTATTTCACTGATAGTGCAAGAGACGATTAATCATGCCGGTGTTATTGTCTAA